Proteins co-encoded in one Cataglyphis hispanica isolate Lineage 1 chromosome 4, ULB_Chis1_1.0, whole genome shotgun sequence genomic window:
- the LOC126849129 gene encoding uncharacterized protein LOC126849129 produces the protein MVFPFSLVYKIACISDSSSAGFMFQTAYVQAFKNSCNLCRDVPSNLGIIVLASFNVIRWLAWSLADTAILRSAVGTTDGSGLVVRDRCSRTMRCLLRCRGSALVLGRWRSYSDLLGCSLRSCGDPTAATNLLCLAGRHWKFGISPPRD, from the exons ATGGTTTTTCCTTTTAGTTTGGTATATAAGATTGCTTGCATTAGCGATTCTTCGTCTGCGGGATTTATGTTTCAGACGGCGTACGTGCaggcatttaaaaattcttgtaatttaTGTCGCGACGTCCCGTCAAATTTGGGGATCATCGTCCTTGCTTCTTTTAACG TAATAAGATGGCTCGCATGGTCGCTCGCAGATACTGCTATACTTCGCTCGGCGGTTGGTACGACTGACGGCTCGGGGCTCGTTGTACGGGATCGTTGCTCGAGAACGATGCGTTGTCTGTTGAGGTGTCGTGGATCTGCGCTGGTCCTTGGACGCTGGAGATCCTATTCAG ATCTTCTCGGCTGTTCCTTACGGTCCTGTGGCGATCCCACCGCTGCCACCAATTTGTTGTGCCTCGCGGGGAGGCACTGGAAATTTGGGATTTCGCCACCAAGGGATTAG
- the LOC126849201 gene encoding actin-like protein 6B isoform X1 encodes MSGGMLYGGDEIGALVFDLGHHSLRVGYAQEDTPKAEIPAVVGIGEDANGTVTKNEPMDIDDKKPDSNITQSGTKYYIDTTILHVPRKNMEIASYMKDGMIEDWDHFEKVLDYTYSKIIQSDAEYHPVLFSESPWNMRSKREKLTELMFEKYNVPAYFLVKNAVLAAFANGRATGIVVDSGATHTSAVPVQDGFVLTQAIVKSPLGGDYISMQCRQYLQDNDIDLSPPYMVGSKEVVKDHDKPRWVKKKGLPEVTKSWHNYMVKKIIQDFQATVLQVSETPYDEKIVSTIPAVQYEFPTGYHQDFGSERFRIPEALFDPSMVQMRGGMVGNTMLGVGHIVTTSVGMCDVDVRPALYGSVVVTGGNSFIQGFPERLNRDLSMRIPSSMRLKLISANGCAERRFGAWIGGSILASIGTFQQMWISNQEYEESGKSQVERKCP; translated from the exons ATGTCTGGAGGTATGCTTTATGGTGGAGATGAAATAGGAGCATTAGTCTTCGATTTGGGCCATCATTCCTTAAGAGTAGGTTATGCTCAGGAAGATACCCCAAAGGCAGAAATCCCAGCTGTTGTTGGTATTGGAGAAGATGCCAATGGTACAGTCACTAAGAACGAACCTATGGATATCGATGATAAGAAGCCTGATAGTAATATCACGCAAAGCGGGACcaaatattacattgataCCACAATTCTTCATGTTCCACGAAAAAATATGGAGATTGCTAGTTATATGAAAGATGGTATGATTGAAGATTGGGATCATTTTGAAAAG GTTTTAGATTATACATATTCCAAAATAATCCAATCTGATGCTGAATATCATCCTGTATTGTTTTCTGAATCACCGTGGAATATGCGCAGCAAGAGGGAGAAGCTAACCGaattaatgtttgaaaaatataatgtaccaGCTTATTTTCTTGTGAAAAATGCAGTTTTAGCTGCATTTGCAAATGGTAGAGCAACTGGTATTGTTGTTGATAGTGGTGCTACACATACTTCTGCAGTACCTGTGCAAGATGGATTTGTATTGACACAAGCTATTGTTAAATCTCCCCTTGGAGGAGATTACATAAGTATGCAATGCAGACAGTACTTACAG GACAATGATATTGATTTATCTCCTCCTTATATGGTGGGTAGCAAAGAGGTAGTCAAGGACCATGATAAACCACGATGGGTTAAAAAGAAAGGTTTACCTGAAGTCACTAAGTCTTGGCATAATTATATGGTGAAGAAGATAATTCAAGATTTCCAAGCCACAGTTCTCCAAGTATCAGAAACGCCATATGATGAGAAAATTGTTTCTACAATTCCTGCAGTACAATATGAATTTCCTACTGGATATCATCAg gaCTTTGGAAGTGAAAGATTTCGAATACCAGAAGCGTTATTTGATCCTAGTATGGTACAAATGCGTGGAGGTATGGTTGGTAATACTATGTTGGGAGTGGGACACATCGTCACGACGAGTGTTGGCATGTGCGACGTTGATGTACGACCGGCGCTTTATGGGAGTGTTGTGGTAACTGGTGGCAATTCGTTTATTCag GGTTTTCCGGAGCGCTTGAATAGAGACTTGTCCATGAGAATACCTTCTAGCATGCGTCTCAAATTGATTAGCGCGAATGGATGCGCGGAAAGAAGATTCGGAGCTTGGATAGGAGGTTCAATTTTAGCGTCGATCGGTACTTTCCAACAAATGTGGATCTCCAATCAGGAATATGAAGAGAGTGGAAAAAGTCAAGTAGAAAGAAAATGCCCTTAA
- the LOC126849272 gene encoding LOW QUALITY PROTEIN: odorant receptor 13a-like (The sequence of the model RefSeq protein was modified relative to this genomic sequence to represent the inferred CDS: deleted 2 bases in 1 codon) translates to MERNINNYIFINRKVLKFVGLYPTSIVRYIMCCVCMFAIVVPQVMQIYQNWNDLAIVLETSSVLLTILLTILKSLVWVSNRRKMDFFIEYMLTDYWEIMTAHVSKHANVYAIYVKKGSLYTKGYLFLICNSLVFFFSLPIIEIFITMIKNTNDNNSTKHFPFIALYPENYYNFPIYEIIYLSQMVATSLCGLVILGTDTLIATAIFHTCGHFKIIHEKIENIDTEIDLMQHVYIENSIVQKIKLQIIDLIKHHHVVLWYDNFKRTINVFLICNMIKKKYLNAISRFCDYMETIFSPMLFLQTLASSLIICLVGLQIATANITASIISKSIKYISYLIMALFQLLLFCIPGDALIYESSMVSRTIYTIAWYELPISFITEICLLMLRSQKSSKITAGKFYVMHLENFNAVNRNYHIVILRNV, encoded by the exons atggaaagaaatatcaataattatatatttattaatagaaaggTTTTAAAGTTTGTTGGCCTTTATCCAACGAGTATTGTAAGATATATCatgtgttgtgtgtgtatgtttgcCATTGTTGTACCACAAgtaatgcaaatttatcaaaattggaACGATTTGGCCATAGTATTGGAAACGAG TTCAGTATTGCTCACTATCTTACTTACTATATTAAAATCGCTGGTTTGGGTAAGCAACAGAAggaaaatggatttttttatagaatatatgttAACAGATTATTGGGAAATAATGACGGCACATGTTTCGAAACATGCAAATGTATAtgcaat atATGTGAAAAAAGGATCTTTATATACTAAaggatatttattcttaatttgtaattctttAGTATTCTTCTTCAGTCTAcctataattgaaatatttattactatgaTCAAAAATACcaatgataataatagtaCAAAGCATTTTCCATTCATAGCTTTATAtccagaaaattattataattttccaatatATGAG attatttatctttcacaAATGGTAGCAACAAGCTTATGTGGCCTTGTTATTCTGGGAACTGATACTTTAATTGCAACAGCCATATTTCACACATGtggacattttaaaataattcatgaaaaaatagaaaatatagacACTGAAATTGATCTT atgcaacatgtatatatagaaaatagtattgtacaaaaaattaaattacaaataatagacTTGATTAAACATCATCACGTAGTCCTTTggtatgataattttaaacgaaCCATAAATGTTTTCCTGATAtgcaatatgattaaaaag aaatatcttaatgcTATATCTAGGTTTTGTGATTATATGGAAACAATTTTTAGTCCAATGTTATTTCTACAAACACTAGCTAGCAGTCTCATAATTTGTTTAGTAGGTCTTCAAATTGCAACTGCAAATATAACTGCaagtataatttctaaatcgattaaatatatctcgtaTTTAATCATGGCACTTTTTCAATTGCTGCTTTTTTGTATTCCTGGTGATGCTTTGATATATGAG AGTTCGATGGTCAGTAGaactatatatacaatagcTTGGTATGAATTGCCGATTTCATTTATAACTGAAATATGTTTACTTATGTTGCGTAGTCAAAAATCTAGTAAGATTACTGCaggaaaattttatgtgatgcatttagaaaattttaatgcggtaaatagaaattaccacattgttatattaagaaatgtaTGA
- the LOC126849201 gene encoding actin-like protein 6B isoform X2 gives MSGGMLYGGDEIGALVFDLGHHSLRVGYAQEDTPKAEIPAVVGIGEDANGTVTKNEPMDIDDKKPDSNITQSGTKYYIDTTILHVPRKNMEIASYMKDGMIEDWDHFEKVLDYTYSKIIQSDAEYHPVLFSESPWNMRSKREKLTELMFEKYNVPAYFLVKNAVLAAFANGRATGIVVDSGATHTSAVPVQDGFVLTQAIVKSPLGGDYISMQCRQYLQDNDIDLSPPYMVGSKEVVKDHDKPRWVKKKGLPEVTKSWHNYMVKKIIQDFQATVLQVSETPYDEKIVSTIPAVQYEFPTGYHQDFGSERFRIPEALFDPSMVQMRGGMVGNTMLGVGHIVTTSVGMCDVDVRPALYGSVVVTGGNSFIQIIVGFSGALE, from the exons ATGTCTGGAGGTATGCTTTATGGTGGAGATGAAATAGGAGCATTAGTCTTCGATTTGGGCCATCATTCCTTAAGAGTAGGTTATGCTCAGGAAGATACCCCAAAGGCAGAAATCCCAGCTGTTGTTGGTATTGGAGAAGATGCCAATGGTACAGTCACTAAGAACGAACCTATGGATATCGATGATAAGAAGCCTGATAGTAATATCACGCAAAGCGGGACcaaatattacattgataCCACAATTCTTCATGTTCCACGAAAAAATATGGAGATTGCTAGTTATATGAAAGATGGTATGATTGAAGATTGGGATCATTTTGAAAAG GTTTTAGATTATACATATTCCAAAATAATCCAATCTGATGCTGAATATCATCCTGTATTGTTTTCTGAATCACCGTGGAATATGCGCAGCAAGAGGGAGAAGCTAACCGaattaatgtttgaaaaatataatgtaccaGCTTATTTTCTTGTGAAAAATGCAGTTTTAGCTGCATTTGCAAATGGTAGAGCAACTGGTATTGTTGTTGATAGTGGTGCTACACATACTTCTGCAGTACCTGTGCAAGATGGATTTGTATTGACACAAGCTATTGTTAAATCTCCCCTTGGAGGAGATTACATAAGTATGCAATGCAGACAGTACTTACAG GACAATGATATTGATTTATCTCCTCCTTATATGGTGGGTAGCAAAGAGGTAGTCAAGGACCATGATAAACCACGATGGGTTAAAAAGAAAGGTTTACCTGAAGTCACTAAGTCTTGGCATAATTATATGGTGAAGAAGATAATTCAAGATTTCCAAGCCACAGTTCTCCAAGTATCAGAAACGCCATATGATGAGAAAATTGTTTCTACAATTCCTGCAGTACAATATGAATTTCCTACTGGATATCATCAg gaCTTTGGAAGTGAAAGATTTCGAATACCAGAAGCGTTATTTGATCCTAGTATGGTACAAATGCGTGGAGGTATGGTTGGTAATACTATGTTGGGAGTGGGACACATCGTCACGACGAGTGTTGGCATGTGCGACGTTGATGTACGACCGGCGCTTTATGGGAGTGTTGTGGTAACTGGTGGCAATTCGTTTATTCag ATTATTGTAGGGTTTTCCGGAGCGCTTGAATAG